One part of the Andrena cerasifolii isolate SP2316 chromosome 4, iyAndCera1_principal, whole genome shotgun sequence genome encodes these proteins:
- the LOC143367580 gene encoding uncharacterized protein LOC143367580, with protein MLSPGVSVAAMESSYRYAADDREEAEEARISGRSSDTKSIGSLSQHFFESDEDEKYYGTCNGYASHPGSKSNLLLCSECDQKTRTCTYRPQTPGSYCTRYVEERFDDRTQDPGTSRAYKSPVHMSSPRSLHHDQDYAGQSSSPRSLHHDLDHQARRSWPKKHEQEHEDYGARDLEQDDDSPVCELCHGNGNVVQCEHCDFSSEGDLICFRCQSDEASSNGQNCPRCEKNERMMSGRLRPPRGAASSGDEGKYPVDAVVKIQVNDRMIDMDSDEAGDSDPSSSHHHQRGTMERLDTIVEAKGDTASENDDENGGTKINGTSSARYLNYMIVLFL; from the coding sequence ATGCTGTCTCCCGGTGTCTCGGTAGCTGCAATGGAATCTTCTTACAGGTACGCTGCGGACGATCGAGAGGAGGCAGAGGAGGCCAGGATCTCTGGCAGGTCCAGCGACACGAAATCGATCGGCAGCCTCAGCCAGCACTTCTTCGagagcgacgaggacgagaagtACTATGGCACGTGTAACGGATACGCCTCGCACCCAGGCAGCAAATCGAACTTACTACTATGCAGCGAATGCGACCAGAAGACTCGAACCTGCACGTACAGGCCCCAAACGCCTGGCTCCTACTGCACCAGGTACGTCGAGGAGCGGTTCGACGACCGGACCCAGGATCCAGGGACCTCGCGCGCGTACAAAAGCCCCGTGCACATGTCCTCGCCGCGGTCCCTGCATCACGATCAGGACTACGCCGGTCAAAGCTCTTCGCCCAGGTCGTTGCACCACGACCTGGACCATCAGGCTCGGAGGAGCTGGCCGAAGAAGCACGAGCAGGAGCACGAGGACTACGGGGCCAGGGATCTGGAGCAGGACGACGACAGCCCTGTCTGCGAGCTCTGCCACGGGAACGGCAACGTGGTCCAGTGCGAGCACTGCGATTTCTCCAGCGAGGGCGACCTGATATGCTTCCGTTGCCAGAGCGACGAGGCCTCGTCGAACGGTCAGAACTGCCCTCGCTGCGAGAAGAACGAGAGGATGATGTCAGGCAGGCTGCGGCCCCCTAGGGGCGCCGCCTCCTCCGGCGACGAGGGGAAGTACCCAGTGGACGCGGTGGTGAAGATCCAAGTGAACGATCGCATGATCGACATGGACTCCGACGAGGCGGGTGACAGTGACCCGTCGAGCAGCCATCATCACCAGAGGGGCACCATGGAGCGGCTGGACACTATTGTCGAGGCGAAGGGGGACACTGCCAGCGAGAACGACGATGAAAATGGCGGTACAAAGATAAACGGGACTAGCAGCGCGAGATATCTCAATTACATGATCGTACTGTTTCTGTAA
- the Mrps14 gene encoding mitochondrial ribosomal protein S14, translated as MAAIRNGLSMFSNFLSKSTNFIAPGFQQVRNKYVGRWMIRDVKRRKLAEEYAPIRLRMVAMKRNNILPPEIRELVSKQFDEQIPRQSALRQLTNRCILTSRPRGVVHRWRLSRIVFRDLADNNKLAGVQRAIW; from the exons ATGGCGGCTATAAGAAATGGTTTgtcaatgttttcaaatttccttTCGAAAAGCACGAATTTTATAGCACCTGGT TTTCAGCAGGTGCGTAATAAATATGTTGGTCGATGGATGATTCGCGATGTCAAGCGAAGGAAATTGGCGGAGGAGTATGCACCGATCAGGTTGCGAATGGTagcaatgaaaagaaataatattttgccGCCTGAAATTCGG GAACTTGTTAGCAAACAATTCGACGAGCAAATTCCACGTCAGTCTGCTCTAAGGCAGTTAACGAACCGTTGCATATTAACTTCTCGCCCACGCGGTGTAGTTCATAGGTGGAGGCTATCAAGAATCGTATTCCGCGACTTGGCAGATAATAATAAGTTAGCTGGGGTACAGCGGGCTATATGGTAG
- the Ef1a-f2 gene encoding elongation factor 1-alpha F2: MGKEKIHINIVVIGHVDSGKSTTTGHLIYKCGGIDKRTIEKFEKEAQEMGKGSFKYAWVLDKLKAERERGITIDIALWKFETAKYYVTIIDAPGHRDFIKNMITGTSQADCAVLIVAAGTGEFEAGISKNGQTREHALLAFTLGVKQLIVGVNKMDSTEPPYSEARFEEIKKEVSSYIKKIGYNPPAVAFVPISGWNGDNMLEPSSKMPWFKGWTVERKEGKGEGKTLIEALDAILPPSRPTDKALRLPLQDVYKIGGIGTVPVGRVETGVLKPGMLVTFAPAGLTTEVKSVEMHHEALTEAVPGDNVGFNVKNVSVKELRRGYVAGDSKNNPPKGAADFTAQVIVLNHPGQISNGYTPVLDCHTAHIACKFAEIKEKCDRRTGKTTEENPKSIKSGDAAIVMLVPSKPMCVEAFQEFPPLGRFAVRDMRQTVAVGVIKAVNFKDAAGKVTKAAEKAQKKK; encoded by the exons ATGGGTAAGGAGAAGATTCATATTAACATTGTCGTCATTGGACATGTCGACTCCGGCAAGTCCACCACCACCGGTCATTTGATCTACAAATGCGGTGGTATCGACAAACGTACCATTGAAAAGTTTGAGAAGGAAGCCCAGGAG ATGGGTAAGGGATCCTTCAAATACGCTTGGGTATTGGACAAGCTGAAGGCTGAACGTGAACGTGGTATCACCATTGACATTGCCTTGTGGAAATTTGAAACCGCCAAATACTACGTTACAATTATTGACGCCCCTGGACACAGAGATTTCATCAAGAACATGATTACCGGCACCTCACAGGCTGACTGTGCTGTGTTGATCGTTGCTGCTGGTACTGGCGAGTTCGAAGCTGGTATTTCAAAGAATGGACAAACCCGTGAGCATGCTCTGCTTGCTTTTACACTTGGTGTGAAACAACTGATTGTTGGTGTTAACAAGATGGACTCTACCGAGCCACCATACTCTGAGGCCCGATTTGAGGAAATCAAGAAGGAAGTATCGTCCTACATAAAGAAAATTGGTTACAACCCGCCCGCCGTCGCGTTTGTGCCAATCTCTGGTTGGAACGGAGACAACATGCTGGAACCCTCTTCCAAGATGCCTTGGTTCAAGGGCTGGACTGTTGAGCGCAAGGAAGGGAAGGGAGAAGGAAAGACGCTGATTGAAGCACTCGATGCCATCCTTCCACCTTCAAGACCTACAGACAAGGCTCTCCGTCTTCCTCTTCAG GACGTATACAAAATTGGTGGTATTGGAACAGTACCAGTCGGTCGTGTTGAAACTGGTGTTCTGAAACCAGGCATGCTCGTTACATTCGCCCCCGCGGGTCTAACCACTGAAGTTAAGTCCGTCGAGATGCACCACGAAGCTTTGACAGAAGCTGTTCCCGGTGATAACGTTGGTTTCAACGTTAAGAACGTATCTGTGAAGGAGTTGAGACGTGGTTACGTAGCAGGAGACTCTAAGAACAATCCACCCAAGGGTGCTGCTGATTTCACTGCACAG GTCATCGTGCTGAACCACCCTGGCCAAATCAGCAATGGGTACACACCAGTGTTGGATTGCCACACTGCTCACATCGCGTGTAAGTTCGCCGAAATCAAGGAGAAGTGCGACCGTCGTACTGGAAAAACCACCGAAGAGAATCCAAAGTCCATCAAGTCCGGAGATGCCGCCATTGTTATGCTCGTGCCGAGCAAACCCATGTGCGTTGAGGCTTTCCAAGAGTTCCCGCCCTTGGGACGTTTCGCCGTTCGTGACATGCGTCAAACGGTGGCGGTCGGTGTCATCAAAGCTGTCAATTTCAAGGACGCCGCGGGCAAGGTCACCAAGGCTGCCGAGAAGGCCCAGAAAAAGAAATAA